A single region of the Halobacterium wangiae genome encodes:
- a CDS encoding proteasome assembly chaperone family protein translates to MARVRVKSELDLDSPTLVEGLPGVGLVGKIATDHLVDTLDMTYVASVDCGSVPQVTIYDEDARDVLPPVRIYANESQDVLALQSDVPISRGGDDFAECITTWLQDNDVTPLYLSGLPVKNHEMGDVPEVFGIATGDAAARLDDLDIGTPPERGIVGGPTGALVNRAGEYDLDAVCLVVESDPRFPDPAAAKHLIQDAIEPLADVDVSTDDLVEHAEEIREQKEQFAQRMQEASEEESTQAQPMRMFQ, encoded by the coding sequence ATGGCTCGAGTCCGCGTCAAGTCCGAACTGGACCTCGACTCCCCGACGCTCGTGGAGGGCCTCCCCGGCGTCGGCCTCGTCGGCAAGATCGCAACCGACCACCTCGTCGACACCCTCGACATGACCTACGTCGCCAGCGTCGACTGCGGCAGCGTTCCGCAGGTCACCATCTACGACGAAGACGCCCGGGACGTCCTCCCGCCGGTCCGCATCTACGCGAACGAGTCCCAGGACGTCCTCGCGCTCCAGAGCGACGTCCCCATCTCCCGCGGCGGCGACGACTTCGCGGAGTGCATCACGACGTGGCTGCAGGACAACGACGTCACGCCCCTCTACCTCAGCGGCCTCCCCGTCAAGAACCACGAGATGGGCGACGTCCCCGAGGTCTTCGGCATCGCCACCGGCGACGCCGCCGCCCGCCTCGACGACCTCGACATCGGGACGCCCCCCGAGCGCGGCATCGTCGGCGGTCCCACGGGCGCGCTCGTCAACCGCGCCGGCGAGTACGACCTTGACGCCGTCTGCCTCGTCGTCGAATCCGACCCGCGGTTCCCCGACCCCGCCGCCGCCAAACACCTCATCCAGGACGCCATCGAACCGCTCGCCGACGTAGACGTCTCCACCGACGACCTCGTCGAGCACGCCGAGGAGATCCGCGAGCAGAAAGAGCAGTTCGCCCAGCGCATGCAGGAAGCCAGCGAGGAGGAGTCCACGCAGGCCCAGCCGATGCGGATGTTCCAATAG
- a CDS encoding pyridoxal phosphate-dependent aminotransferase, with protein sequence MSEFSARVEQVSISGIREVFEAAGEDAINLGLGQPDFPTPEHARQAAVDAIESGKADGYTSNRGTPELVDAIVEKHARDQGVDVAPEGVIATAGGSEALHIALEAHVDPGEEVLFPDPGFVSYDALTRIAGGEPVGLPLRDDLTLDPETVEERITDDTAAFVVNSPSNPTGAVQTPDDMREFARIADEHDVLCISDEVYEHIVFEGEHRSPMEFAETDNVVVVNACSKTYSMTGWRLGWIAASERRAERMLRVHQYVQACASAPAQYAAEAALSGPQGVVDEMVASFQERRDVLLEGLEEMGLEVPTPHGAFYAMPKVPEGWVDEVLDRGVVVVPGSAFGEEGEGSVRISYATDMAEIRDALDAMREATAAVQ encoded by the coding sequence ATGTCAGAGTTCTCGGCGCGGGTAGAGCAGGTCTCCATCAGTGGCATCCGTGAAGTGTTCGAGGCGGCCGGCGAGGACGCAATCAACCTCGGTCTGGGACAACCGGACTTCCCGACGCCCGAGCACGCGCGGCAGGCGGCCGTAGACGCAATCGAGTCCGGGAAGGCCGACGGCTACACGTCGAACCGCGGGACGCCCGAACTCGTCGACGCCATCGTCGAGAAGCACGCGCGGGACCAGGGTGTCGACGTCGCGCCGGAGGGCGTCATCGCCACCGCGGGCGGGAGCGAAGCGCTCCACATCGCGCTCGAAGCCCACGTCGACCCGGGGGAGGAAGTACTGTTCCCGGACCCCGGCTTCGTCTCCTACGACGCGCTCACCCGCATCGCGGGCGGCGAACCGGTGGGCCTCCCGCTCCGCGACGACCTGACGCTCGACCCCGAGACGGTCGAGGAGCGCATCACCGACGACACGGCGGCGTTCGTCGTGAACAGCCCCTCGAACCCGACTGGCGCGGTCCAGACGCCCGACGACATGCGGGAGTTCGCGCGCATCGCGGACGAACACGACGTGCTCTGCATCAGCGACGAGGTGTACGAGCACATCGTCTTCGAGGGCGAACACCGCTCGCCGATGGAGTTCGCGGAGACCGACAACGTCGTCGTCGTCAACGCCTGCTCGAAGACGTACTCGATGACGGGGTGGCGACTCGGCTGGATCGCCGCCAGCGAGCGCCGTGCCGAGCGGATGCTGCGCGTCCACCAGTACGTCCAGGCCTGCGCCAGCGCGCCGGCCCAGTACGCCGCCGAAGCCGCGCTCTCCGGTCCGCAGGGCGTCGTCGACGAGATGGTCGCGTCGTTCCAGGAGCGCCGCGACGTCCTTCTGGAGGGTCTGGAGGAGATGGGCCTGGAGGTGCCGACGCCTCACGGTGCGTTCTACGCGATGCCGAAGGTTCCAGAGGGGTGGGTCGACGAGGTGCTCGACCGCGGCGTCGTCGTCGTCCCCGGCAGTGCGTTCGGCGAGGAGGGCGAGGGGTCCGTCCGCATCTCCTACGCGACGGACATGGCCGAGATCCGTGACGCCCTCGACGCGATGCGCGAGGCGACGGCGGCAGTCCAGTAA
- a CDS encoding UbiA family prenyltransferase, with protein sequence MHLARHGGGWRDDAAALASQVHPVFMLPPLAASAFGAVLAGEFSLDLASVHLAAMFFAVYTAHVKDGLVDFHVRGEDDDHPLTEHGCLTAIRAASAAFFACAAALWWLVGPGALALVLPPWLIAYHHAPQLDTNPVTTTTGYPLGIALSLLGGYYVQTGALALRPVAFASVLLVLLAGVKVVDDSQDYDYDRSIEKRTVAVVLGKAPARRVAFGLMGVAMVGVVAFVALAVFPPSAVAAVGAFGAVAAFAARADPEIATMLLVRGCYVFLAVLVAAVWFRPLA encoded by the coding sequence ATGCACCTCGCACGGCACGGCGGGGGGTGGCGCGACGACGCCGCCGCGCTCGCCTCCCAGGTCCACCCCGTGTTCATGCTCCCACCGCTCGCGGCGTCGGCGTTCGGTGCGGTGCTCGCCGGCGAGTTCTCCCTCGACCTGGCGTCCGTCCACCTCGCCGCGATGTTCTTCGCGGTGTACACGGCCCACGTCAAGGACGGCCTGGTGGACTTCCACGTGCGCGGCGAGGACGACGACCACCCGCTCACGGAACACGGCTGTCTCACCGCCATCCGCGCGGCCAGCGCGGCCTTCTTCGCGTGCGCGGCGGCGCTGTGGTGGCTCGTCGGCCCGGGCGCTCTCGCTCTGGTCCTGCCACCCTGGCTCATCGCCTACCACCACGCCCCCCAGCTAGACACCAACCCGGTCACGACAACGACGGGCTACCCGCTGGGCATCGCGCTCTCGCTGCTCGGAGGCTACTACGTCCAGACCGGAGCGCTCGCGCTCCGACCGGTCGCGTTCGCGTCGGTCCTGCTCGTCCTGCTGGCTGGCGTGAAGGTCGTCGACGACTCCCAGGACTACGACTACGACCGCTCCATCGAGAAGCGGACGGTCGCGGTGGTGCTCGGGAAGGCCCCCGCTCGCCGGGTCGCGTTCGGACTGATGGGTGTCGCGATGGTCGGCGTCGTCGCGTTCGTCGCGCTTGCCGTCTTCCCGCCGAGCGCCGTCGCCGCCGTGGGGGCGTTCGGTGCCGTCGCCGCGTTCGCCGCCCGGGCCGACCCCGAGATCGCCACGATGCTGCTCGTCCGCGGCTGTTACGTCTTCCTCGCGGTGCTCGTCGCGGCCGTCTGGTTCCGGCCGCTCGCCTGA
- a CDS encoding class I SAM-dependent methyltransferase, with protein MTDWLDDGVLDEQYEDGSNLAARQVLHARFSTADRSLHEWLFDQFDLPETADVLSLGAGQGVLWATNADRIPAGWDVTVTDASQGMMFDAMEALEDVDREFHFDIVDARDVPYPDDSFDAVTAHHVLYHLDDADRETALAEIRRVLRPGGVCYASTNGEANLAELFDVASEYGDLPGPLGFSLENGGDQLRAVFDDVERRRFDDELAVTAPEPLIAYVLSLPGFDPSDAHELARVFRERIGDDALRVTKDVGVFVAR; from the coding sequence ATGACCGACTGGCTGGACGACGGCGTCCTCGACGAGCAGTACGAGGACGGGTCGAACCTCGCCGCCCGACAGGTGTTACACGCCCGCTTCTCGACGGCCGACCGGTCCCTCCACGAGTGGCTGTTCGACCAGTTCGACCTCCCCGAGACGGCCGACGTGCTCTCGCTGGGTGCCGGGCAGGGCGTCCTCTGGGCGACGAACGCCGACCGCATCCCGGCGGGCTGGGACGTCACCGTCACCGACGCCTCCCAGGGGATGATGTTCGACGCGATGGAGGCCCTGGAGGACGTCGACCGGGAGTTCCACTTCGATATCGTGGACGCCCGCGACGTCCCCTACCCCGACGACTCCTTCGACGCCGTCACCGCCCACCACGTCCTCTACCACCTCGACGACGCGGACAGGGAGACCGCCCTCGCGGAGATCCGCCGCGTCCTGCGACCCGGCGGCGTCTGCTACGCCTCGACGAACGGCGAGGCGAACCTCGCGGAACTGTTCGACGTCGCGAGCGAGTACGGGGACCTGCCGGGACCGCTGGGGTTCTCCCTGGAGAACGGCGGCGACCAGTTGCGCGCAGTCTTCGACGACGTGGAACGGCGGCGCTTCGACGACGAACTCGCGGTCACCGCGCCCGAACCGCTGATCGCCTACGTGCTCTCGCTGCCGGGATTCGACCCGTCGGACGCCCACGAACTGGCGCGGGTGTTCCGCGAGCGAATCGGCGACGACGCGCTCCGCGTGACGAAGGACGTCGGCGTCTTCGTGGCCCGCTGA
- a CDS encoding RidA family protein — protein MRKILLGPGAGTVDSEELDHAVHSVGVATEHADYTRVSLSGVTSEASGLEAQAREVLDFVGRVLSDVGGTFDDVVTTRWYVEADSLDGAAQGTIHEVRAEFFEAPHYPASTMVGVASVLGERSVLELEVEAEVPDDDWQVDAFVGEDREEMSEDAARDLLTSESGTEPDAEE, from the coding sequence ATGCGCAAGATTCTGCTCGGTCCCGGCGCCGGCACCGTCGACTCCGAGGAACTCGACCACGCCGTCCACTCCGTCGGCGTCGCCACCGAGCACGCCGACTACACCCGCGTCAGCCTCTCTGGGGTCACGTCCGAGGCGTCCGGACTGGAGGCACAGGCCAGGGAGGTACTGGACTTCGTGGGGCGCGTACTCTCGGACGTCGGCGGCACGTTCGACGACGTGGTGACGACGCGCTGGTACGTGGAGGCCGACAGCCTCGACGGAGCCGCCCAGGGGACGATCCACGAGGTGCGCGCGGAGTTCTTCGAGGCGCCACACTACCCCGCGAGCACGATGGTCGGCGTCGCGAGCGTCCTTGGCGAGAGGTCGGTGCTGGAACTCGAAGTCGAGGCGGAAGTGCCGGACGACGACTGGCAGGTCGACGCGTTCGTCGGCGAGGACCGCGAGGAGATGTCCGAGGACGCCGCCCGCGACCTGCTCACCAGCGAGTCCGGGACGGAACCGGACGCGGAGGAGTAG
- a CDS encoding redox-regulated ATPase YchF — translation MLSIALAGKPNAGKSTFYTAATRSEVDVANYPFTTIDPNRGVTHVRTECPCLTREERCGHEHCHDGKRYVPVELLDVAGLVPGAHEGRGLGNQFLDELTNADVIVNVVDAAGATNAEGEPVEPGSHDPVEDIDFVETEMDLWLAGIVEDNWESVERQSRSPGFDIEEAVTELMTGFGASEHEVAAVLREFDYPDDPMQWTDEDRETLARGVRERTKPIVVVANKIDIAPPEHVEKLLNLDKPVIPATAQGELALRRGADAGVVDYDPGDESFEITGDVSDEQRETLETLRDTMVEYGGTGVQQGLDYAVYDLLGMVTAYPVQDQSKWTDGKGNVLPDAFLLESGSTPVDLAYAVHTDIGDGYLHAVNAKTKREVGESYELEEGDVVKIVSTAK, via the coding sequence ATGCTCTCGATCGCGCTCGCCGGGAAACCCAACGCCGGCAAGTCCACGTTCTACACCGCGGCGACGCGCTCGGAGGTGGACGTCGCGAACTACCCGTTCACCACCATCGACCCGAACCGCGGCGTCACCCACGTCCGCACGGAGTGTCCGTGTCTCACTCGCGAGGAGCGCTGCGGGCACGAACACTGCCACGACGGGAAACGCTACGTGCCCGTCGAACTGCTGGACGTGGCGGGGCTCGTGCCGGGTGCCCACGAGGGCCGTGGCCTCGGCAACCAGTTCCTCGACGAACTCACGAACGCGGACGTCATCGTGAACGTCGTGGACGCCGCGGGCGCGACGAACGCGGAGGGCGAACCCGTCGAACCGGGCAGCCACGACCCGGTCGAGGACATCGACTTCGTGGAGACGGAGATGGACCTCTGGCTGGCGGGCATCGTCGAGGACAACTGGGAGTCCGTCGAGCGCCAGTCGCGCTCACCCGGCTTCGACATCGAGGAGGCCGTCACGGAGCTGATGACGGGGTTCGGCGCGAGCGAGCACGAGGTGGCGGCCGTCCTGCGAGAGTTCGACTACCCCGACGACCCGATGCAGTGGACGGACGAGGACCGCGAGACGCTGGCCCGCGGCGTCCGCGAGCGCACGAAACCCATCGTCGTCGTGGCGAACAAGATAGACATCGCACCCCCGGAGCACGTCGAGAAGTTGCTGAACCTCGACAAGCCCGTGATTCCGGCGACCGCGCAGGGCGAACTCGCGCTGCGCCGTGGCGCCGACGCGGGCGTCGTCGACTACGACCCCGGCGACGAGAGCTTCGAGATCACTGGTGACGTGAGCGACGAGCAGCGCGAGACCCTGGAGACGCTCCGCGACACGATGGTCGAGTACGGCGGAACCGGCGTCCAGCAGGGTCTCGACTACGCGGTGTACGACCTGCTCGGGATGGTGACCGCGTACCCCGTCCAGGACCAGTCGAAGTGGACCGACGGGAAGGGGAACGTCCTGCCGGACGCGTTCCTCCTCGAGTCCGGGTCGACGCCAGTGGACCTCGCGTACGCGGTCCACACGGACATCGGCGACGGCTACCTCCACGCGGTGAACGCGAAGACGAAGCGGGAGGTCGGCGAGAGCTACGAACTCGAGGAGGGCGACGTGGTGAAGATCGTCTCGACGGCGAAGTAG